The genomic window GAACTGCAGCCGGTGCTCGCGGAGTGTGGCGTCCGCCTCGGACTCGAAAACCTCCCCTCGTGGGAAGCTGTCCCCGCCGAGCGCGAGGTGGAGGAGCTCCTGAGGGGCCTGCCGCCCGCTCAGTTCGGCGTTTGGCACGACTTCGGCCACGGCCAGATTCGGGAAAACCTCGGCTGGACCAACCACCGCCGCATGCTGGAAAACCTTGCGGACCGCGTCGTGGGTTTCCATGTGCACGACGTCACACCGCCCGCCACCGACCATGTACTACCGCCGGAGGGCATGATTCCGTTCGCCGACTTCGCCCAGTTCGCTCGGCTACCCGTACCGTACGTGATTGAGCCGCCGCGCGATGCACCCCCGGAAGCGCTACAAAAAGCGCTGCAACATCTGAACGCGCTCTGGAGGCCGGCACATCCTTCCTGGGAGACCCCCACATGAAACGAGCACTCATCACCGGCATCACCGGACAGGACGGCTCCTACCTCGCCGAATGGCTGCTGTCCAAGGGCTACACCGTGATCGGCATGGTGCGCCGCGCCAGCACCGAGAATTTCGAACGGATCGAACACCTCCGCGACCGGATCACGTTGCTGCAGGGCGACCTGCTCGACCCCTTCTCGCTGATCCAAGTGCTCGAGGTCGCCCAGCCGGACGAAATCTACAACCTTGCCGCCATGTCGTTCGTGCCGACCTCCTGGAACCAGCCGACGCTCACCGGAGAGTTCACCGCGCTCGGCGTCACGCGGTTGCTCGACGCAATCCGGACAGTCTGCCCGAAAGCCCGCTTCTACCAGGCCTCCAGCAGCGAAATGTTCGGCAAGGTGCGCGAAGTGCCGCAATCGGAAACCACGCCGTTCTACCCCCGCAGCCCGTATGCGGTCGCGAAGGTCTACGGCCACTACATCACGGTCAACTACCGCGAAAGCTACGGCCTCTATGCAGTCTCCGGCATTCTGTTCAACCACGAGAGCCCCCGCCGCGGGCTCGAGTTCGTCACGCGCAAGATCTCCCACGGTGTCGCCCGCATTCGCCTCGGCCTCGCGCGGGAGCTGCGGCTGGGCAACCTCGACGCCTGCCGCGACTGGGGGTTCGCCGGCGACTACGTCCGCGCAATGTGGCAGATGCTCCAGCAGCCGGAGCCGGATGATTACGTGGTGGCGACCGGCGAGTCCCACTCCGTCCGCGAGTTCTGCGAGATCGCGTTCGCACACGTCGGGCTGGACTGGCGCCAGTACGTCGTCAGCGACCCCGCGTTCCTGCGCCCCGCTGAGGTCGAGCACCTCATCGGCAACGCCGCGAAAGCGCGAGCCCGTCTGGGCTGGGCGCCGACCGTGGACTTCCCTGGATTGGTTCGAATGATGGTCGACGCCGATCTGGAGCGGCTGCGCGCGCGGCCGGCCAACGCGACGTGAAGGTGCTGATCACCGGCGCGGCCGGTTTCGTCGGCCGTCATCTCGTCGCGGAGCTCGCGGCGCACAACCACGAAGTCGCCGCCTTCTGCCTGCCGGGCGAAACGCCGCCCCCCGAGATTCCCGTGCACCACGGCAGCGTCGCGGAAGCGGACGATCTCGAGGCGGCGCTCGACCGGTTCCGCCCGGACGGATGCGTGCATCTGGCCGGTGTCTCGTCGGTGCCCCGCTCGTGGGCCGCACCGGCGGAAACGTTCCGGACGAACCTGCTCGGCACGCTGTACCTCCTGGAGTCGGTACGGCGACGCCCCGGCCTCCGCTGCCTCATTGTCACCTCTTCGCAGATCTATGGCGCCGGCGGCGACGACCGCCCGCTCGACGAAACGACCCCCCCGCGTCCCGCCTCCCCTTACGCGATTTCAAAGGCTGCGGCAGATCAGCTGGCGCTCGCATGGGCTCACCGATTCTCGCTGCCGGTCCTTACCGCCCGCCCCACCAACCACATCGGCCCGGGGCAGTCGCCGGAGTTCGTGGTCGCCTCGCTCGCGCTGCAGCTGGCGCGGATCTCGCTGGGGGTCGCCGCCCCCCCCGTGCGCGCGGGCAACCTCGAGAGTGTCCGCGATTTTCTCGACGTGCGCGACGTGGTGCGCGGCTACCGGCTGCTGCTCGAGCGCGGCCGCGCCGGCGAAGCCTATCATCTGGCCTCCGGCCGCGAATACCGCATCGCGGATCTCTGGGAGCGCCTCTGCGCGATCGCCGGCCTTCATCCGCCCGTCGAGGCCGCGCCCGAACTCTGGCGTCCGGCAGATCGCGGTCCCCGGCTCGATTGGACCCGCATTCGCACTCACACCGGTTGGCTGCCGTCCATTCCGATCGAAGAAACCCTCCGTGCAATCTATGACGACGCCCGCCGCCGCGTCACCATCAGCTGAACGCCCTCCCGCTCGTCCAACGATGGGAACCCCGCCTCCCGCAGTTCTCCAAATCTTGGACGCCGCGCTCCTCCCTCTGCCGCCTATGCGCGCCCCAACGAAAGGTCCCCGACGATCTTCCACACCGGCCCGTCCCGAACGAGCCGGAGCTCGCGATCCTGAAACGCCGCGGCCAGTTCGCGCTGCAACAACTCGAGCGCGCGATCCTCGATTTGCCGCCTCAGCGCCAACGGCACCGGTCCGACCGTCCGCACGTCAAGCGTCACCACATATCCCGGCCCTGCCGCCGAACCTAATCCCGCGCTGAACGACGCGCTCAAATGGAACAGACCCTCCGCGGTGTGGTCCACAATCGAGCCTGCGGGCGGTCGGCGCGGATCCCGCACCCCGACGGACCCGAACTCCGCTTCAAGCGCGCGGTCCACCCGGCCGAACATCTCGTGCAGCCGCCGTTCAAACTCCTCAACGGCGTGGTGCCGCAGTGTCATTGAGGCGGGAGCGACGCGTCGCGCTGCCGGCGCACCTCGTACATCGCGATCGCCGCCGCGACCGCGGCATTGTAGGAGGCCACCTTCCCACGCATCGGAATTGCGACCGAGCCCGAACATGCCGCGCGAACCCGCTTCTGCACGCCGTGTCCCTCCGCGCCCACCACGACCGCCAAGCCTCCGCGCAAATCCCATGCGTAGATCGGCCGCGCGTCCTCCGCCGCCTCGAGCGCCCAGCAGCGAATGCCCCGCCGCTCCATCTCCGTCACTGCGTTCGCGAGGTTCGCGACCCGCGTCACCGCCAGGTGTTCCACCGCACCCGAAGAGGCCCGCACCACCGCCGGCGTGACGCCGCAGGCCCGGTCGCGAGCCAGCACCACGCCGTGCACCCCGGCCGCCTCCGCGGAGCGCATGATCGAACCGACGTTCTGCGGATCCTGCAGATGATCCAGCACCACCAAAAACGGGGGCTCGTCCCTGTGACGCGTCGCCTCCAGCACCTCCTCGAACTCCGCCTCCTGAAACGGTTCCGCCTCGAGCACCACGCCCTGATGATTCGCACTGGCGGTGCGACGGTCCAGCTCGGACTTCGGACACCGCCGCACCGGCACGCCGCGCCGCCGCGCCCACCCTTCAAGCGCCGACACCGTCGGCCCCTCCCGCACCCCCTCGGCCACCCACAACGCGCGGCATCGGCGCCGCCCCGCCCTCAGCACCTCCAGCAGCACCTGCCGCCCGTACAGCCACTCCACTTCAGCCGGGCCCGATTCGCGTTGATGCATCACGCGGTCTTCCTATAGCATCAGCGCAGGTCTCGCAACCGATGCCTCACACCAGTGCCAGTGGCCGGATCGCCGCCTTCACCGCCGTCCTCTGGCTGGCGCGCGGCGTCGCCGCGGACCCCGACACGACGCCCCCGCGCGATCCGGCCCCCACCGCGACCGACCCGATGGCGGAAATCGAGTCCGCGGTCGCCCGCATCCGCGCCAGCTACGAGCAGCTGCGGCTGCGCATGGACGAACAGGACCGCGAACTCCGCCGCGCGCGCGCGGCGCGACAAGCGGCCGAAGCGCGCCACCGCGAGCTGGAAGGCCGCGTGCGCGAGCTGGAGGCCGAGAACATCTCGCTGCAGGCGCGCATCAGCCGGCTGCAAACCGATCTGGAAGAAGCCCATCGCCGCGCAGAGCTGGCCACCACGGAGGCGCGCGGGCTGGACGAGCGGCTGCAAACCGTGCAGCGCGACCTGCGGCGCCTCACGCAGGAACGCGACGAGCTTGCCGCCTCGCTGCAACGCGAACGCGCCCGCGCGGACGAGGCGGAGAGCGACCGCCTTCGTCTGCGCGCGGTCGTCCGCGATCTCGAGCGGCGCGTGCGCAGCGCCACCGAGCCGGACGCCCCGCCGCCCGAAGCCGCCGAGCCCGCGCAGGAAGTCACGATGCCGCCTCCCGCCCCTCCGCCCACCGCCGAGCCGGCGGTGGAGGCCACGACCACCACCCTCACCGTCGCACCGCGGCCGGTACCGGAGCCGCCCGCCAGCATCGTCGCCACCACGTCGAGCGGCACCGCGCTCCTGCCGATGCCGCCGGCCGGATGGACGAATCCTCCGCCCGTTCCTGTGCCCGTCCTCTCCGCCACCGGCGGGGCAACGGCCGTCGCCGTGCTCACCACCGCCGCCCCGCCCTCCGAGGCCGCCCCTGTGCCGATGCGGCTAGTTCCGGTTGAAGAGGTCGATGAGTCCCGGCTCACTCAACTGCTTCTTCAGGCGGCGACTGCCCGCGAGGAGCGCCGCTGGGAGGAGGCCCGCACACTCTACGAGGAAGCTCTGCGGCTGCGCCCGGGTGATCCCTCGGCCGCCACGGGCTTGGCGGAAACGTTGCTGGCGCTCGGCGATCTGGCCGCCGCCGAGCGGCAGGCACAGCAGCTGCTCGCCGCCGCGCCGGACCACCCCGACCGGCTGCTGCTGGCCGGCACTGTCGCCGCGCGCCGCAGCCGCCACGATGAGGCGGTCCGATACCTGCGCCGCGCCCGCGAGCTCGCACCGCTGCGCGCGGACATCGCGCGGGAACTCGGCTCCGCGCTCCACGATGCGGGCCGCTACGACGAAGCCGCCGCCACCTTCATCGCCGCCGCCGGCCTGGAGCCGGACGACTCCCTCTCGTGGTTCAACGCCGCGGTGTGTCTGCTCAAAACCGATCCCCCCAAACGACAGCGCGCGGCTGAATGCTACCGCCGTGCGATCGAACTTGGAGAGCCCAAAGATGAACGGATCGAACAACGATTGCGGGAACCGGATGTGGCGCCCTGACCTGCTGCGCCGCGGCGCCGCGCTCGCGCTGCTTGTGCTGCTGCCCCTCGCCGCGAACGCACAGTCGGGCGAGCTGCCGGAAAAACCCGCCTATCAGCAAATGCTGGCCGGCGACCGCGCGCTGGAGGCCGGCGACGCGCCCCGTGCGCTCGGCGCCTACCAGGAGGCGCTCACGCTGTTCGAGCGGCTCCGCCGCGAGCGGCCGAATTACAAGCCGGCCGCCATCGAATACCGGATGGACTACTGCCGCAAGCGAATCGCAGCACTGCTCGGTGATCCCGCGGTGCAGGCCGCCGCCGCTCAGCCGCGCGCGCCCGCGCCGGCCGACCGGCTGCGCGAACTGCAGGCCTCCCTCGAACAGCTCCAACGTGAACGCGAGAGCCTCCAGCACGAGCTCGCCGAACTCCGCCGGCAGCTCGAGCGCGCAACCTCACGGGCCGACAGCGCGGAGGCGAATCTGGCGGAGCTTCGCGCCCAGCTCGCCGCCACGCAGCAACAGTCCGCCGCACTGGAGCGCGAGCTGGCCGCCGCTCGCGCGAATGTGCCGGTCGCGGAACACCGCGAAGCGCTCGCCGCACTGCGCGCCGCCGAAACCGAGCGCGCCGCGCTCCAGCGCCGCGTCGAGGCCGCCGAACGCACCACCACCGCGCTGCAGGAGCGCCTCGCCGCCGCCGAGTCGCGGGCGCGCGAACTGGAGGCCACCGTGGCGGACCCCGCCCGGCTCACCGCGCCCTACGAGCAGCAGCTGCGCGAGGCGCGCGAGCGCGCCGACGCCGCCGCGCGTCGCGAGGCGGCCACCGCCGCCCGCGCGGAATCGCTCGCGGCGCAGCTCCACGCCGCACGCGAGGAAATCGCCGCGCTGAAAGCCTCCGCCACCTCCGCAGCGCGCGGCGGCGACACCGCACCCGCCCGCGAACTGCAGCAGGTCACCGCCGAACGCGACGCGGCCGCCGCGGAGGTCGCACGGCTGCGCACCGAGCTGGAGCGCCTCGAGGCGGAACGCCGCGACGACCGCGAACGCATCCGCGAACTTGGCCGCGCGCTGAAAAGCGCCGCGGAACCGGCAGCGCGCGCGGAACAGGAACTGCGAGCACTGCTGGAAAAAACGATCGCAGAGCGCGACGCCGCCCGCGAACAGGCCGCCACGCTCCAGCTCCGCGTGCGCGAGCTCGAGGCGGCCCGAACCGAATCGCCGGAGCCCGCCGCCAACACCGATGCCGCACTCGCGGAAACACGCGAGCAGCTTCG from Kiritimatiellia bacterium includes these protein-coding regions:
- the rlmB gene encoding 23S rRNA (guanosine(2251)-2'-O)-methyltransferase RlmB, with product MHQRESGPAEVEWLYGRQVLLEVLRAGRRRCRALWVAEGVREGPTVSALEGWARRRGVPVRRCPKSELDRRTASANHQGVVLEAEPFQEAEFEEVLEATRHRDEPPFLVVLDHLQDPQNVGSIMRSAEAAGVHGVVLARDRACGVTPAVVRASSGAVEHLAVTRVANLANAVTEMERRGIRCWALEAAEDARPIYAWDLRGGLAVVVGAEGHGVQKRVRAACSGSVAIPMRGKVASYNAAVAAAIAMYEVRRQRDASLPPQ
- the gmd gene encoding GDP-mannose 4,6-dehydratase produces the protein MKRALITGITGQDGSYLAEWLLSKGYTVIGMVRRASTENFERIEHLRDRITLLQGDLLDPFSLIQVLEVAQPDEIYNLAAMSFVPTSWNQPTLTGEFTALGVTRLLDAIRTVCPKARFYQASSSEMFGKVREVPQSETTPFYPRSPYAVAKVYGHYITVNYRESYGLYAVSGILFNHESPRRGLEFVTRKISHGVARIRLGLARELRLGNLDACRDWGFAGDYVRAMWQMLQQPEPDDYVVATGESHSVREFCEIAFAHVGLDWRQYVVSDPAFLRPAEVEHLIGNAAKARARLGWAPTVDFPGLVRMMVDADLERLRARPANAT
- a CDS encoding tetratricopeptide repeat protein — its product is MPHTSASGRIAAFTAVLWLARGVAADPDTTPPRDPAPTATDPMAEIESAVARIRASYEQLRLRMDEQDRELRRARAARQAAEARHRELEGRVRELEAENISLQARISRLQTDLEEAHRRAELATTEARGLDERLQTVQRDLRRLTQERDELAASLQRERARADEAESDRLRLRAVVRDLERRVRSATEPDAPPPEAAEPAQEVTMPPPAPPPTAEPAVEATTTTLTVAPRPVPEPPASIVATTSSGTALLPMPPAGWTNPPPVPVPVLSATGGATAVAVLTTAAPPSEAAPVPMRLVPVEEVDESRLTQLLLQAATAREERRWEEARTLYEEALRLRPGDPSAATGLAETLLALGDLAAAERQAQQLLAAAPDHPDRLLLAGTVAARRSRHDEAVRYLRRARELAPLRADIARELGSALHDAGRYDEAAATFIAAAGLEPDDSLSWFNAAVCLLKTDPPKRQRAAECYRRAIELGEPKDERIEQRLREPDVAP
- a CDS encoding tetratricopeptide repeat protein, translating into MNGSNNDCGNRMWRPDLLRRGAALALLVLLPLAANAQSGELPEKPAYQQMLAGDRALEAGDAPRALGAYQEALTLFERLRRERPNYKPAAIEYRMDYCRKRIAALLGDPAVQAAAAQPRAPAPADRLRELQASLEQLQRERESLQHELAELRRQLERATSRADSAEANLAELRAQLAATQQQSAALERELAAARANVPVAEHREALAALRAAETERAALQRRVEAAERTTTALQERLAAAESRARELEATVADPARLTAPYEQQLREARERADAAARREAATAARAESLAAQLHAAREEIAALKASATSAARGGDTAPARELQQVTAERDAAAAEVARLRTELERLEAERRDDRERIRELGRALKSAAEPAARAEQELRALLEKTIAERDAAREQAATLQLRVRELEAARTESPEPAANTDAALAETREQLRRSEARLQALAAKLDLRDREAREAERERDALRQELERVRAERDRLQESATRRPPESSPTTTATPPPIPELPPELQQQLETAVSLLASNQVAPALDLFDRVLSAAPDHPDALLGYGRAALALGQLRPARAAAERLTDRHPQLAAGHHLLGLVEARDNNRRAAGRAFAKAVALEPNNPTYHRDFAIACYKLNRLDDAIAEYREVIRLHPNDGQAHFNLAALLMSLPNPPLEEIRALYRRARELGEPPDAQLEQRLGL
- a CDS encoding GDP-mannose 4,6-dehydratase, with translation MKVLITGAAGFVGRHLVAELAAHNHEVAAFCLPGETPPPEIPVHHGSVAEADDLEAALDRFRPDGCVHLAGVSSVPRSWAAPAETFRTNLLGTLYLLESVRRRPGLRCLIVTSSQIYGAGGDDRPLDETTPPRPASPYAISKAAADQLALAWAHRFSLPVLTARPTNHIGPGQSPEFVVASLALQLARISLGVAAPPVRAGNLESVRDFLDVRDVVRGYRLLLERGRAGEAYHLASGREYRIADLWERLCAIAGLHPPVEAAPELWRPADRGPRLDWTRIRTHTGWLPSIPIEETLRAIYDDARRRVTIS